The following proteins come from a genomic window of Chryseobacterium glaciei:
- a CDS encoding CusA/CzcA family heavy metal efflux RND transporter: MLDKIIKFSIQNKIIIGIMTLLLIIWGSWSATRLPIDAVPDITNNQVQIITVCPTLAGQEVEQLVTFPIEQSIATVPDIEETRSISRFGLSVITVVFKDKVDIYFARQLINERLKQAEENIPKGIGTPELAPVSTGLGEVYQYILHPKKGSEKKYNAKDLRTMQDWIVSRQLYGTEGVAEVNSFGGELKQYEVAVNPNRLKAMGVSVSDIFTALEKNNQNTGGAYIDKKPNAYFIRGIGLATSIEDVKNIAVKNTGNIPVFIKDVADVRFGHATRYGAMTYNGQTDAVGGVVMMLKGANSNDVVNRIKEKIPTIQKSLPGDIVIEPFLDRTDLVDRAISTVEKNLIEGALIVIFVLVVFLGNFRAGLIVASAIPLSLLFALGMMNVFGVSANLMSLGAIDFGLIVDGAVIIVEATLHHLGLRKSVQRLTQSEMDEEVFLSASKIRGSAAFGEIIILIVYIPILTLVGIEGKMFSPMAKTVGFAILGALILSLTYIPMMCALFLSKKTSHKENFSDKMMNWLQKIYQPLLQKAIKIKYVIVGLTVVLFSISVLIFSRMGGEFIPQLQEGDFAFHCILPQGSSLSQSIETSMQASRIIKQFDEVKMVVGKTGSAEVPTDPMPPEATDLIIVLKPQKEWKSKKSYTELSDEITEKLEVIPGVFFEANQPIQMRFNELMTGIRQDVAVKIFGENMDTLSIYADKVSKVIQNVEGATSPQVERVGGLPQINVTYDRTRIANYGLNVEDVNNVLSTAFAGKTAGQIFENERRFNLVVRLDSLYRTDIDDVSNLMVPTNTGTQVPLSQVANIEYKLGPAQISREAGKRRIVIGFNVKGRDVESVVKDIQGKLTKEVKLPSGYYFTYGGQFENLKEASQRLMIAVPVSLLLIFMLLYFTFHSFKQATLIFTAIPMSAIGGVFALLLRGMPFSISAGIGFIALFGVAVLNGIVLIGTFNQLEKDGVTDVFKRVIEGTKTRLRPVLMTATVASFGFLPMAISTSAGAEVQKPLATVVIGGLLSATFLTLFVLPMLYIIFNSKINIKDKLLKKPLTVIILIGTLLLGQNLKAQSSREISLNQAIELLQENNPSIKAKDLSVQSSEALKPTAKEIPKLDFSAQLGQYNSPKFDQSFSISQTIPFPTLFKARKELIQEEIKTKKIEKQVTENELIKQVRSYFYQIEYLQYNQSKLQYLDSLYGDFIRIATVRFKAGDIKKIEINTAETQKGEINLLFQQNKVYLNNAYKNLKTLLNTDEDISISDSQKYEPLKVEYLLDNATVENHPSIQIFKQNMEVLEKNKNVEKAQGLPDFSIGYTNQSLIGFHTLNGQEKYYGSENRFNAVTVGVAIPLTFGATKARIKSLDYQKQMEEKNAKFQQQQLDTQLKNSFSQYQQDLQQYQYYTDQAVPNAKSIVKAAQLGYKTGEISYVEYLFALQTATNIELKYLQSIQQVNQTVVNINSLINK; the protein is encoded by the coding sequence GTGTTAGATAAAATAATAAAATTTAGTATCCAAAACAAAATCATTATTGGTATAATGACTTTGCTTTTGATCATTTGGGGAAGTTGGAGTGCCACCAGATTACCCATTGATGCCGTGCCGGATATTACCAATAATCAGGTTCAAATCATTACTGTTTGCCCTACGTTAGCAGGGCAGGAAGTAGAACAATTAGTCACTTTCCCCATTGAGCAAAGTATTGCAACGGTTCCGGATATAGAAGAAACCCGAAGTATTTCAAGATTCGGATTATCGGTGATTACGGTTGTATTTAAAGATAAAGTAGACATCTATTTTGCCCGTCAATTAATCAACGAAAGATTAAAGCAGGCGGAAGAAAATATCCCCAAAGGAATAGGAACTCCCGAATTGGCACCTGTGAGTACGGGTTTGGGAGAAGTCTATCAATATATTTTACATCCTAAAAAAGGAAGTGAAAAAAAATACAATGCGAAAGATCTGCGTACGATGCAGGATTGGATTGTTTCCCGACAATTATACGGAACAGAAGGTGTTGCTGAGGTCAATAGTTTTGGGGGCGAGCTGAAACAATATGAAGTGGCGGTAAATCCCAATCGACTAAAAGCAATGGGAGTAAGCGTTTCCGATATTTTCACAGCCCTTGAAAAAAACAATCAAAATACGGGCGGAGCTTATATTGATAAAAAGCCGAATGCCTATTTTATTCGTGGAATTGGTTTGGCAACTTCTATTGAAGATGTTAAAAATATTGCGGTAAAAAATACAGGGAATATTCCTGTTTTTATTAAAGATGTCGCAGATGTTCGATTTGGGCATGCAACGCGCTATGGAGCGATGACGTATAACGGACAAACAGATGCCGTTGGTGGAGTAGTGATGATGTTGAAAGGAGCGAATAGTAATGATGTTGTGAATAGAATTAAAGAAAAAATTCCGACCATTCAGAAATCGTTGCCGGGAGATATTGTGATCGAACCATTTTTAGACAGAACAGATTTGGTAGATAGAGCGATAAGTACAGTTGAAAAGAATTTAATTGAAGGAGCACTGATTGTCATTTTTGTTTTAGTTGTATTTCTGGGCAATTTCAGAGCAGGATTAATTGTGGCTTCAGCAATTCCTTTGTCTTTATTATTTGCTTTGGGAATGATGAATGTTTTCGGAGTAAGTGCCAATTTAATGAGTTTGGGAGCGATCGATTTTGGATTGATTGTAGACGGAGCGGTCATTATTGTTGAAGCTACTTTGCATCATTTAGGATTAAGGAAATCGGTTCAGAGATTAACGCAAAGCGAAATGGATGAAGAAGTTTTTCTATCGGCCTCAAAAATCCGTGGAAGTGCTGCTTTTGGAGAAATTATCATCCTGATTGTATATATTCCGATTCTTACGTTGGTAGGAATTGAAGGCAAAATGTTCTCACCAATGGCCAAAACAGTAGGTTTTGCAATTTTGGGAGCATTGATTCTTTCACTGACTTATATTCCGATGATGTGCGCACTTTTCCTTTCGAAGAAAACATCTCACAAAGAAAATTTTTCGGATAAAATGATGAATTGGTTGCAAAAGATTTATCAACCTTTATTACAGAAAGCCATTAAAATTAAATATGTAATTGTTGGGCTTACTGTTGTTTTATTCTCAATCTCAGTATTGATTTTTAGCAGAATGGGTGGGGAGTTTATTCCACAGTTGCAGGAAGGAGATTTTGCCTTTCATTGTATTTTACCACAGGGAAGTTCATTAAGCCAAAGTATCGAAACTTCCATGCAGGCTTCCCGAATTATTAAACAATTTGATGAGGTGAAAATGGTCGTCGGAAAAACAGGTTCTGCTGAGGTTCCTACAGATCCGATGCCACCGGAAGCTACCGATTTAATCATTGTATTGAAACCTCAAAAAGAATGGAAATCCAAAAAATCATACACTGAATTATCAGATGAAATTACAGAAAAGCTGGAAGTAATTCCCGGAGTTTTCTTTGAAGCTAATCAGCCGATTCAAATGCGTTTTAATGAATTGATGACAGGAATCCGACAAGATGTTGCAGTAAAGATCTTTGGTGAAAATATGGATACACTTTCCATTTATGCCGATAAAGTAAGTAAAGTCATTCAAAATGTTGAGGGAGCAACTTCTCCGCAGGTTGAAAGAGTGGGTGGACTTCCACAAATCAATGTAACGTACGACAGAACGAGAATTGCCAATTATGGATTGAATGTTGAAGATGTCAACAACGTTTTAAGTACAGCATTTGCAGGTAAAACTGCCGGTCAGATCTTTGAAAATGAAAGACGTTTTAATTTGGTGGTAAGATTAGACAGCCTGTATCGAACAGATATTGATGATGTGAGTAATTTAATGGTTCCAACCAATACCGGAACTCAGGTTCCATTATCTCAGGTGGCGAATATCGAATATAAATTGGGACCCGCACAAATCAGCCGCGAAGCTGGGAAACGTAGAATTGTCATTGGTTTTAATGTCAAAGGAAGAGATGTAGAAAGCGTTGTGAAAGATATTCAGGGAAAACTCACAAAAGAGGTAAAACTTCCATCAGGATATTATTTCACATATGGAGGTCAGTTTGAAAACTTAAAAGAAGCAAGTCAACGACTGATGATTGCCGTTCCGGTATCACTTCTCTTGATCTTTATGTTGCTGTATTTTACATTTCATTCTTTCAAACAGGCAACTTTGATATTTACGGCGATTCCGATGAGTGCGATCGGTGGTGTTTTTGCTCTTTTGTTAAGAGGTATGCCTTTCAGTATCAGTGCAGGAATTGGTTTTATCGCATTATTCGGAGTGGCAGTTCTTAACGGAATTGTGTTGATCGGAACATTTAATCAATTAGAAAAAGATGGCGTTACCGACGTGTTTAAAAGAGTCATTGAAGGAACGAAAACCAGATTAAGACCTGTTTTAATGACAGCAACGGTAGCTTCTTTCGGATTTTTACCGATGGCAATAAGTACAAGCGCGGGAGCAGAAGTTCAGAAACCTTTAGCAACGGTTGTTATCGGAGGATTACTCTCTGCAACTTTCCTTACTTTGTTTGTATTGCCCATGTTGTATATTATTTTTAATTCTAAAATTAATATTAAAGATAAATTGCTAAAAAAGCCTTTAACAGTAATCATTTTAATAGGAACTTTATTGTTAGGTCAAAATTTGAAAGCCCAAAGTTCAAGAGAAATTTCTTTGAATCAGGCGATAGAATTGTTACAGGAAAATAACCCTTCCATAAAAGCCAAGGATCTAAGTGTTCAGTCTTCTGAGGCATTGAAGCCAACCGCAAAAGAAATTCCTAAATTGGATTTCAGTGCACAACTCGGACAATACAACAGTCCGAAATTTGACCAGTCTTTTTCTATTTCTCAAACGATTCCGTTTCCCACTTTGTTTAAAGCCAGAAAGGAATTAATTCAGGAAGAAATTAAAACCAAGAAGATTGAAAAACAGGTTACCGAAAATGAATTGATCAAACAGGTTAGATCTTATTTTTATCAGATTGAATATTTGCAGTACAATCAATCAAAATTGCAGTATCTCGATAGTTTGTATGGCGATTTTATCAGAATTGCAACGGTGAGATTTAAAGCAGGAGATATTAAGAAAATAGAAATCAACACCGCGGAAACACAAAAAGGAGAGATCAATCTTTTGTTTCAGCAGAATAAGGTATATCTGAATAATGCCTATAAAAATTTAAAGACCTTATTAAATACAGATGAAGATATTTCCATTTCGGATTCTCAAAAATATGAACCTTTAAAAGTTGAATATCTTTTAGACAATGCAACAGTGGAAAATCACCCGTCGATCCAGATTTTTAAACAGAATATGGAAGTGCTGGAAAAGAATAAAAATGTTGAAAAGGCGCAGGGATTACCAGATTTCAGTATTGGATATACCAATCAGTCGTTGATAGGTTTCCATACTTTAAATGGACAGGAAAAATATTATGGGTCTGAGAATAGATTCAATGCAGTGACCGTTGGAGTGGCTATTCCATTGACTTTCGGTGCTACAAAAGCAAGAATAAAATCGTTGGATTACCAAAAGCAGATGGAAGAAAAGAACGCGAAGTTCCAACAGCAACAGCTAGATACTCAACTAAAAAATTCGTTCAGCCAATATCAGCAAGATCTTCAACAGTATCAATATTATACAGATCAGGCGGTTCCTAATGCGAAAAGTATTGTAAAAGCCGCTCAGTTAGGCTATAAAACAGGAGAGATTTCTTATGTAGAATATTTGTTTGCGCTTCAGACAGCAACCAATATCGAACTGAAATATTTGCAATCTATTCAGCAGGTAAATCAAACTGTTGTCAACATTAATTCTTTAATCAACAAATAA
- a CDS encoding DUF6660 family protein, translated as MNLFRLILAMYFVVLSVMPCEDIHKESGSSKTELSLNIDESHSKDKGDICSPLCVCNCCQITVTAFKMDVSMNIPQKIQAYFSKKILFQKNNFAYQVYDHIWQPPKI; from the coding sequence ATGAACTTATTCAGATTGATTTTAGCGATGTATTTCGTGGTGTTATCCGTAATGCCATGTGAAGACATACATAAAGAATCAGGTTCGAGTAAAACAGAATTGTCATTAAATATCGACGAATCTCATTCAAAAGACAAAGGAGATATCTGTTCTCCGTTATGTGTTTGTAATTGTTGTCAGATTACGGTTACGGCTTTTAAGATGGACGTTTCAATGAATATTCCTCAAAAGATTCAAGCTTATTTTTCAAAGAAAATTCTATTTCAGAAAAACAATTTTGCCTATCAGGTTTACGACCATATTTGGCAACCTCCTAAGATTTAA
- a CDS encoding RagB/SusD family nutrient uptake outer membrane protein: MKNLKYLSFALITLFSFISCENDLETAPTNQADEAEVFKTAESAETVINGTWAKFNDDGPTYANIGYSTVLRTSDAMGSDVAVLTNKYGFPGAYAFTDLVNNTGSRPLYIWNSLYSVINNMNNVIAKIDAAEGSQEKKNQVKGQAKALRAFCYFNLASFYQFSYLKDKNALTAPIYTEPTTTSSVGKKKASLEEIYTLIKSDLIDADNLLQNYTRNNKDKIDRSVVNGLLARVYLNIGDWTKAVTSARIARNGYALMTAEKYKDGFNDISNGEWIWGHGQTQEQSGESYAFHFLDVSSSGSYYYSFMADPYFKDLFDTNDIRYSLFSWDGNPGREGLLRYAKFKFKANLIADIVFMRAAEMYLIEAEAEARNGNVTNAVTVLNQLKSARNANVYSGSLAQNDVIKEVLIERRKELFGEGFSLSDIIRTQGTVARKAYTNSNGQAIQVQITTPAGVVKTVNGRGHTIFAFPDQSAFVANSRYYLFSIPQKEIENNPNL; the protein is encoded by the coding sequence ATGAAAAATTTAAAATATCTATCTTTTGCTTTAATCACTTTATTTTCATTCATAAGCTGTGAAAATGATCTGGAAACCGCTCCAACCAATCAAGCTGATGAAGCGGAGGTTTTCAAAACGGCAGAAAGTGCAGAAACGGTAATTAACGGAACTTGGGCGAAATTCAATGATGACGGACCAACGTACGCCAATATCGGTTATTCAACGGTGCTGAGAACAAGTGATGCAATGGGAAGCGATGTTGCGGTTTTGACCAACAAATACGGTTTTCCCGGAGCTTACGCTTTTACTGATTTGGTGAATAATACAGGAAGTAGACCTCTTTACATCTGGAATTCTTTATATTCTGTGATCAATAATATGAATAATGTGATCGCCAAAATTGATGCTGCAGAAGGAAGTCAGGAAAAGAAAAATCAGGTGAAAGGTCAGGCAAAAGCGTTGAGAGCATTTTGTTATTTTAACCTGGCGAGCTTTTATCAGTTCAGTTATTTGAAAGATAAAAATGCATTGACGGCTCCAATTTATACAGAACCGACAACGACAAGCTCAGTTGGAAAGAAAAAAGCAAGTCTGGAAGAAATTTATACTTTAATTAAAAGTGATTTGATAGATGCCGACAATTTACTTCAAAATTATACAAGAAATAATAAAGATAAAATCGATAGATCGGTTGTAAACGGTTTGTTGGCAAGAGTTTATCTAAATATAGGCGATTGGACGAAAGCTGTGACTTCCGCAAGAATTGCCAGAAACGGATATGCTTTAATGACTGCCGAAAAATATAAAGACGGTTTCAACGACATCAGCAACGGAGAATGGATTTGGGGGCACGGACAAACGCAGGAGCAATCCGGTGAAAGTTATGCTTTCCACTTTTTGGATGTTTCGTCTTCGGGAAGTTATTATTACAGCTTTATGGCAGATCCCTATTTCAAAGATTTGTTTGATACGAATGATATTCGTTATTCTTTATTTTCATGGGATGGAAATCCTGGAAGAGAAGGGCTTTTGAGATATGCAAAGTTTAAATTTAAAGCTAATTTAATTGCCGATATTGTTTTCATGAGAGCTGCCGAAATGTATTTAATTGAAGCTGAAGCTGAAGCCAGAAATGGAAATGTGACGAATGCAGTAACGGTTTTAAATCAATTGAAATCTGCAAGAAATGCCAATGTTTACAGCGGATCTTTAGCACAAAATGATGTTATTAAAGAAGTTTTAATCGAAAGAAGAAAAGAATTATTCGGAGAAGGATTTTCGTTATCTGACATTATCAGAACGCAAGGAACTGTTGCGAGAAAAGCTTACACAAATTCAAACGGACAGGCTATTCAGGTGCAAATTACAACTCCAGCTGGAGTCGTGAAAACGGTTAATGGAAGAGGTCACACGATCTTTGCTTTTCCTGATCAGTCGGCATTTGTAGCGAATAGCAGATATTATTTATTTTCAATTCCGCAAAAGGAGATTGAGAATAATCCTAACCTTTAA
- a CDS encoding SusC/RagA family TonB-linked outer membrane protein translates to MISKGLINSKIWIPPVAVFFLGIISVHGQEIKKDTLREKEIDEVVVVAYGKAKKTSYTGSVATISSEKINNRPVTNITKALEGQVPGLQAVSSSGQPGSTASIRIRGIGSVSASSNPLFVVDGIPFDGNINSISPNDIESISVLKDATASSLYGSRGANGIIIITTKSGKKGEARVNFNISQGFSSRAVKDYEQVSTDQYYELYWEALRNGYKSSQVSSQQAAQMATDNLVNALGINPYGAGYPSPVGTDGKLLTGATALWNDNWKDILQRTASRNQVDLDFSGGNEKSNYFFSLGYLDDKGIAIESGFKKYSARLKINSEVKKWLNVGANLAYTNSLQEAPPSSDSRTDNVINAARVIPSFYPYYERNADGSYKLDSNGNYIYDFGKYRPTSALQNENPAATLPLDKNENREDNFSGKGFAEFTFLPELKFRTSFSVDLVNYNGHYYTNPLLGEGAEIGGSVTKTNSRTLSYTTSNILTYDKKFGQHHINILGGQEFYHYEYQTISGSRSQFSLPYYYEPDAAALLGGFSGSSDKLGLLSFLGKAEYDYQNKYFLSGSVRSDGSSRFSPENRWGTFWSVGGSWKASNETFIKDLNLFNQLTLRASYGGQGNDKLSTYYAYQSLYTFYNNLGEGGTVASKLPTPDLKWETNLNLNVGLEFAILKNRIKGNVEYFQRQSKDLLFGMPLAPSLGFTDYQANIGELKNTGFEFSLFTTPIKTSDFEWNVDLNLSTLKNEITKLPKGSIVSGTKLLQVGGSIYDFFIPEWVGVDPNNGNPLWKTITTDVNGNTVEGTTSEYAKATKTLQGSSLPKVMGGLTTSLAYKNFDFSTLVTFNIGGKILDTDYTMLMHNGSSGGRAWSAEMLNRWTPENTNTDVPILSTTTNNWTSTSSRFLYSGTYARIKNVSLGYTLPSDYFGKLGLKKFRVYVQAENLLTFYKHKGMDPEQTLDGTTYYRYPAMRTITFGLQATL, encoded by the coding sequence ATGATTAGCAAAGGTTTAATTAATTCTAAAATTTGGATTCCACCTGTTGCTGTATTTTTCTTAGGAATTATCAGTGTACACGGTCAGGAAATAAAAAAAGATACACTTCGCGAGAAAGAAATAGATGAAGTGGTAGTTGTAGCTTACGGAAAAGCTAAAAAAACAAGTTATACAGGTTCGGTAGCAACAATTTCAAGTGAAAAGATTAATAACAGGCCTGTTACCAACATTACAAAAGCTTTGGAAGGACAAGTTCCTGGACTTCAGGCAGTAAGTTCTTCAGGACAGCCAGGTTCAACAGCTTCGATCAGAATTCGTGGAATTGGTTCGGTAAGTGCTTCAAGCAATCCGTTGTTTGTAGTTGACGGAATTCCTTTTGACGGAAATATCAATTCCATCAGTCCAAATGATATTGAGTCGATCAGTGTTTTGAAAGATGCAACGGCTAGTTCATTATACGGTTCAAGAGGAGCGAATGGAATTATCATTATCACGACAAAATCAGGTAAAAAAGGAGAGGCTCGAGTGAACTTTAATATCAGTCAGGGTTTTTCAAGCAGAGCAGTAAAAGATTATGAGCAGGTAAGCACCGATCAATATTACGAATTGTATTGGGAAGCATTGAGAAATGGTTATAAATCAAGTCAAGTCTCTTCTCAACAGGCTGCGCAGATGGCAACTGATAATTTGGTGAATGCTTTGGGAATTAATCCTTATGGAGCAGGTTACCCAAGCCCTGTAGGAACAGACGGGAAACTTTTAACAGGTGCAACCGCTTTATGGAATGACAACTGGAAAGATATTTTGCAAAGAACGGCTTCAAGAAATCAGGTTGACTTAGATTTCAGTGGAGGAAATGAAAAGAGTAATTATTTTTTCTCGTTGGGATATTTGGATGATAAAGGAATTGCGATAGAATCTGGGTTTAAAAAGTACAGCGCAAGATTAAAGATCAATTCTGAAGTAAAAAAATGGTTGAATGTCGGAGCGAATTTAGCCTACACGAACAGTCTTCAGGAAGCACCGCCTTCATCAGATTCAAGAACGGATAATGTGATCAATGCAGCGAGAGTGATCCCGTCTTTTTATCCTTATTATGAAAGAAATGCAGACGGAAGTTATAAATTGGATTCAAACGGAAATTACATTTATGATTTCGGGAAATACAGACCAACAAGTGCTTTGCAGAATGAAAATCCAGCCGCAACGTTGCCTTTAGATAAAAATGAAAACCGCGAAGACAACTTTTCGGGAAAAGGTTTTGCAGAATTTACTTTCTTGCCGGAACTGAAATTCAGAACAAGCTTTTCTGTTGATTTAGTGAATTATAATGGTCATTATTATACCAATCCATTATTAGGAGAAGGTGCAGAAATAGGAGGTTCGGTAACGAAAACCAATTCGAGAACGCTTTCTTACACGACAAGTAATATTTTAACTTATGATAAAAAATTCGGACAGCATCACATTAATATTTTGGGTGGACAGGAGTTTTATCATTATGAATATCAGACGATTTCAGGAAGCAGAAGTCAATTTTCACTTCCTTATTATTACGAACCGGACGCAGCAGCTTTGTTAGGAGGTTTCAGTGGAAGCAGTGATAAATTGGGATTATTGAGTTTCTTAGGAAAAGCAGAATATGATTATCAGAACAAATATTTCCTTTCCGGATCGGTAAGATCGGATGGATCTTCAAGATTCTCTCCTGAAAACAGATGGGGAACATTCTGGTCTGTCGGAGGTTCTTGGAAAGCATCCAATGAAACTTTTATTAAAGACTTAAATCTCTTCAACCAATTAACGCTTCGTGCAAGTTATGGTGGACAAGGAAATGACAAATTAAGTACGTATTATGCTTACCAAAGCTTGTATACTTTTTACAATAATTTAGGTGAAGGAGGAACTGTTGCAAGTAAATTGCCAACTCCCGATTTGAAATGGGAAACCAATCTTAACTTAAATGTTGGTTTGGAATTCGCAATTTTAAAAAACAGAATTAAAGGTAATGTAGAATATTTCCAACGCCAGAGTAAGGATCTTTTATTTGGAATGCCTTTGGCGCCGTCGCTTGGTTTTACGGATTATCAGGCGAATATTGGAGAGTTGAAAAACACTGGTTTTGAATTTTCATTATTCACAACACCCATTAAAACAAGCGATTTTGAATGGAATGTTGATCTTAATTTAAGCACCTTAAAAAATGAAATCACAAAACTTCCAAAAGGTTCAATCGTAAGTGGAACAAAACTGTTACAGGTTGGAGGATCAATCTACGATTTCTTCATTCCGGAATGGGTTGGGGTAGATCCTAACAACGGAAATCCACTTTGGAAAACGATTACAACCGATGTCAATGGAAATACCGTGGAAGGAACAACTTCCGAATATGCAAAAGCTACAAAAACATTGCAGGGATCATCACTTCCGAAAGTTATGGGAGGTTTGACGACAAGTTTGGCTTATAAAAACTTCGATTTCTCAACATTGGTGACTTTCAATATCGGAGGAAAAATTTTAGATACAGATTACACGATGTTAATGCATAACGGAAGTTCAGGAGGACGAGCTTGGAGCGCAGAAATGTTGAACAGATGGACACCCGAAAATACAAACACAGACGTTCCAATTTTAAGTACAACAACCAATAACTGGACTTCAACTTCATCAAGATTCTTATACTCAGGAACGTACGCGAGGATTAAAAATGTGAGTTTGGGTTACACGCTTCCATCAGATTATTTTGGAAAATTAGGGTTGAAAAAATTCAGAGTGTATGTTCAGGCAGAAAACCTTTTAACTTTCTACAAGCATAAAGGAATGGATCCGGAACAGACGCTAGATGGAACAACCTATTACAGATATCCTGCAATGAGAACGATAACTTTCGGTTTACAGGCAACTCTTTAA
- a CDS encoding type II 3-dehydroquinate dehydratase, whose product MKILIVNGPNLNLLGTREPEIYGTVSMEDYLENLQSEFPSHELKYYQSNIEGEIINRLQEDDFDALVINPGAFTHYSYAIADCLKNIQKQKVEVHISNIYKREEFRQKSVTAANTDAVLSGFGMDGYRLAVLSLNLK is encoded by the coding sequence ATGAAAATTTTAATTGTCAATGGTCCTAATTTGAATTTGTTAGGCACAAGAGAACCAGAAATTTACGGAACAGTTTCTATGGAAGATTATTTGGAAAATTTACAATCTGAATTTCCTTCTCATGAACTGAAATATTATCAATCAAATATTGAAGGAGAAATTATAAACCGTCTTCAGGAAGATGATTTTGATGCGTTGGTGATTAATCCGGGAGCTTTTACGCATTATTCTTATGCAATTGCTGATTGTTTAAAGAATATTCAGAAGCAAAAAGTGGAAGTTCACATTAGTAATATTTACAAAAGAGAAGAATTTCGTCAGAAGTCTGTAACGGCCGCCAATACTGATGCAGTTTTGTCCGGTTTTGGGATGGATGGATATAGATTGGCAGTTTTGAGCTTGAACCTTAAATAA